From the genome of Croceibacterium atlanticum:
CGCCGCGCTGGCGGATCAGGTCGATCAAGGCGCGCGTGCCGTAAATGGCCGGGCCTTCCTCGTCACCGGTGATGATGAAGCTGAGCGTGCCAGCATCCGCCGGGATATCCGCCACGGCAGCCACCATGGCGGCGATCGCGCCCTTCATGTCCACCGCGCCCCGGCCATACAGCAGCTCGCCGCGAATCTCCGGCGTGAAGGCTTCGCCAGACCAGCCCTGCCCGGGCGGCACCACGTCCACATGACCGGCAAAGGCGAAATGCCGGGTACCCTTCGGCCCGCGCCTGATGGCAAGGAGATTTTCCACCGGCCCATCCGGCACTTCCCCCGCGATGAAGCGATGAATCTCGAAGCCCAGCGGTTCCAGCATGTCCTGCATGCAATCGAACACCGCGCCGCGCGCGGGCGTCACGCTTTCGCAAGCGATCAGTCTCTCGGTGAACTCGACGGCGGCGCTCAAGCGTTTTCGACCACTTCGAACTGTTCGATCACCCAGCGTTCTTCCTCGGCCGCGCCAATCCATGCCTGCATCCAGTCATGTTCCCAGATGGCCTGCATATATGCCTGCGCGAAACCCGGCACGCCGATGCCATAGGTCAGGAACCGGCTGACCACCGGCGCATAGAAGATATCGGCCGCGCAGAACGTGCCGAACAGGAACGGGCCGCCCTTGCCGAAACGGGCCCGCGCCTCCGCCCACAGGCCTAGAATACGCACGATATCCGCGCGTGTCGCATCGGTCAGTTCCAGACCGTTCACCCGTTTGCGGATATTCATCGGGCACTGGCGGCGCAGGTCGAGATAGGAACTGTGCATTTCCGCGACCATGGAACGGGCCATGCCGCGCGCCGCTTCGTCCTTCGGCCAGAAGCGATCGCGCCCCACCTTGTCGGCCAGATAATCGAGGATGGCCAGGCTGTCCCAGACGACCACTTCACCGTCCCACAGGACGGGCACCTTGCCGGCGGAGGGTTGGAACACGCCATCGGTCCGTTTCGTGGCCTGCCAGTCATCCCCGTCGATATGGACGGTCAGCTCGTCGAAATGCAGCCCGGATTGCTTGGCCGCCAGCCAGCCGCGCAGCGACCAGCTGGAATAGTTCTTGTTGCCGATAATCAGCTTCACGCCGGTCCTCTCTCGGTCTTTCCGGCGTGCCCTAGGCGTTCGCCGGGGACGTGTCGAGGCTGGACACAATGAGAGGATGGCATCTTCCGGAATCACACGGCTTGCTAATGAAACTGACTCTCATTAGATGACAGCCAACCGGCGTCCCGATCCGCCCAAAATATCCATGAGGAATCTGATGAAACTGTCCCGGCCGCTCCTGCTCGCCTGCACCTGCCTCGGCACCACACCCGCATTCGCGGAAGAAGCGCCGGACGATCGCCAGATCATCGTGCAGGGCGAAGTTCTGCGCAGCGCCTCCGCTACGCAGACCGACACCCCGGCAATCGAAGTGCCGCAGCCGGTGACTGTCGTGACCGACGAAATCTTCCAGGCGCAGGGCGCGATCTCCGTCAGCGATACGCTGAACTATGTTGCCGGTGTGACCGCCAATTCCTACGGGCCTGACAGCCGTGTGGATGGCGGCTTCGTGCGCGGCGTCACCCCGCTGCAGTTCCGCGACGGGATGCGCGACATTTTCGGCTATTACGCCAGCATTCGCGCGGACCCGTACAACTTCTCTCAGGTGGAGGTCGTGCGCGGCCCGGCATCGGTGCTGTTCGGTGCCGGATCTCTGGGCGGGATCGTCAACCTGGCGTCCAAGCTGCCCGAATTCACGCCCGGCGGCGAAGTGGCGATTCGCTATGGCTCGCATGATCGCAAGGAAGCGCTGGCCGACATTACCGGCCCGATCGGCGATACGATTGCCGGCCGCGTCGTCGCCCGTGTTCGCGATTCCGGCACGCAGACCGATTACGTTCCCGATGACCGGGTGATGATCGCCCCATCCATCACCTGGGCGCCGAGCATGGACACCAGGCTGACCCTGCTCGGCCTGTATCAGGAAGACGATGGCGGCTCGACCTCGCAATTCCTGCCGCTGGTCGGCACTATCCTGGACAATCCGAACGGCACGCTGCCCAATGATCTGTTCGTCGGCAAGCCGGGCTGGGATCGTTATGATGGCCGCCTTTTGCAGGGCACGGCCCTGCTGGAACAGCGCGTGACAGACAATGTCCGGCTGAACCTGAAGGCGCGCTATATCGATAGCGACGTGACCTATTTCACCCATTATCCGAACAGCTATTCCAACCCGACAAATCCCTATCTGGACGCGGACCAGCGGTTGATCACCCTGATTGCTTCCGGCGGCCCGGCGCGGATGGAAGTGTTCACCACCGACAACAATGTGCAGTTCGATTTCAATACCGGCGCAAATGTGGAGCATGTCTTGCTCGCCGGGGTCGATTACAGCTGGAACCGCGTGCGTAAAGAAGCCGGCTATGCCTATGAAACGATCGATATCTACGACATCGATTACGGCTCTCTGTCCGATTTCGGCGGCGGCCCGCCCCAGCCTTCCGGACCAAGCGAAGACACGGAACAGGAACAGCTCGGCCTTTACCTGCAGGATCAGATCCGCTTCTTCGACCGCGTATCCCTCGTCCTTGGCATCCGCCATGATGATGTCAGTTCGGACAGTTTCGGGACGCAGGCCTTCGTTTCCAGCGCAACCACTTATCGCGCCGGCATCATCGCTGAAATCGTGAACGGCGTTTCGCCCTTCTTCAGCTACACCGAAAGCTTCGAGCCGATTTCGGGCGCGACCAGCGACGGATCGCCCTTCACGCCAAAATCGGGCCGCCAGTTCGAAGCGGGTGTAAAAATCCATCCCAACGAAGCCACGCTGCTGACGCTGACCTGGTACGACATCAAGGAAAATGGCCGCCCGATCCCGGACAACAGCACGCCTGATCCGGATGACCGGATACAGGCCGGCGAATCATTCTCCCGCGGTTTTGAAGTGGAAGGCAGCACTGTCCTGCCCGGCGAAATCCAGCTCCTTGCCAATTTCAGCTATAACAAGGCCGAAATCGAAGGAACGGGCCAGCAGATCGACAATGTGCCGAAATACAATGCCTCGGCATGGGCCATGAAGGGCTTCGATCTTGGCGGCGACACTTTCCTTCGCCTTGGCGGGGGCGTCCGCTATGTCGGCAAGAACCGTTCCTATGGCCCGGCCTTCCCCAACGGGCTGGTCACGCCGAGCTTCACCCTGGTGGATGCCATGGCAGAAGTGACCTGGGATGAAAGCTGGAGCCTGCAAATCAACGCCACCAATCTGCTGGGCAAGGATTATTACGCGGCCTGCCTTGCGCGGGGCGATTGCTTCATGGGCGCCGAACGCAATGTGTTCGGCACGCTGAGCTACCGCTTCTGATGGCGGATCCCCTGCTCTGGGTCGCTTCGGCAGCCGGCATCGCCGGTGTCGGCGTGCTGCGCATGTCCTGGGCAGGGCGAAAACGCTCCACCACCCGCAACAGTGCGGGCTGGCTGCTATTGCTGGTGGGCGCGATTGGCGGGGCCTTGGCGGAAGGGGCGTGGGGCGTCTCCATCGTCTCCCTCTTCGCGATGGGGACGGCGGCGCTCATCCTCGCCCATTCCGCCATCACCGCCCCGCCCGGCAAGGCGAAGCCATCCGATCGGCGGGTCCGCATGCTGCCAGAAGCGGGGGAAAGCCTGCATATCGGCGCACGGTTGCTGACTTTCGTGCTGGTGGCCATCGTCCTTCTCGCCATTTCCGTTGGCCTGGGCATTGCCATTCGCGGCTTCGCCTATCTGGCGGGCATGAATGAAGCGAACAGCAATGTGACCGGCCTGTTCGCCGTGCCGATAATCTGGTCCATCCTTGCCGTCTGGCTGTTGATGCTGGAACGCCCGCGCAACCGGCTGATCCTGGTGCTGGCAAGCTGCATCCCGATCCTGCCCCTTCTATTCATCGGAGCTTCGGCATGAACATGGCGCCCGACACATCCACGGTGAAGAAGGCGCTGTCCGCCCATGCGGCCATCGGCCTGGTTGCCGGCGCCCTGCTCTATCTGATCTGCCTGACCGGCACGGTCGTGGTCTTCTACGAAGAATGGCAGTGGATCGAACAGCCCGATGCGCCGGAGATGGAACGGATCGCGCCGGAAGCGGTGCAGCGCGGCGTCGAAGCGGTAATGGCGAGCGAGGCTGACCGCGAACCGACCACGCATCTCTATGTCCATTTGCCGGTGGAAGACCTGCCGCGCGCCACGATTTCCACCGATACGCAGGCAGTACATCTGACGCAGGACGGCAGCATCGCCAATCCGGAGGAAGTAGCCTGGTCGGATTTCCTGCTGGCCCTGCACTACCGGCTCAACCTGCCCAGCCTTATCGGCATCACCATCGTTGGCGCATTGGGCGTGATGATCGTCAGCCTGGCAATTTCAGGAGTGATCGCCCATCCGCGCATCTTCCGCGATGCATTTCGCCTGCGCGCCCGCAATGGCGGCGGGATCGCCCTGGCGGACTGGCATAATCGCATGAGCGTGTGGACCCTGCCCTTCTCGCTCGCCATTGCGCTGACCGGGGCGGTGATCGGGCTGGCATCAATCGCGGCCTATGGCCTTGGCACGCTATATTACGATGGCGATCTGGAAGCCGTCTATGCGCCGATCTTCGGGGAAGAAGGCGCGAGCGATGCAACGCCTGCACCGGCGCCCGATGTCGCCCGCGCGCTCGGTTACATGCAGGCCAATTATCCCGATGTCGTGCTGACCTATGCCATATTGCACGATCCCGGCACGCAGGGGCAGCATATCCAGATGGTCGGCGAACATCCGCGCCGGCTGATCTTCGGCGAATATTACGATTTCGACGCGGCGGGGAATTTCGCAGGCACGGCAGGGCTGGCCGATGGCGAACTG
Proteins encoded in this window:
- a CDS encoding glutathione S-transferase family protein; protein product: MKLIIGNKNYSSWSLRGWLAAKQSGLHFDELTVHIDGDDWQATKRTDGVFQPSAGKVPVLWDGEVVVWDSLAILDYLADKVGRDRFWPKDEAARGMARSMVAEMHSSYLDLRRQCPMNIRKRVNGLELTDATRADIVRILGLWAEARARFGKGGPFLFGTFCAADIFYAPVVSRFLTYGIGVPGFAQAYMQAIWEHDWMQAWIGAAEEERWVIEQFEVVENA
- a CDS encoding TonB-dependent siderophore receptor, which gives rise to MKLSRPLLLACTCLGTTPAFAEEAPDDRQIIVQGEVLRSASATQTDTPAIEVPQPVTVVTDEIFQAQGAISVSDTLNYVAGVTANSYGPDSRVDGGFVRGVTPLQFRDGMRDIFGYYASIRADPYNFSQVEVVRGPASVLFGAGSLGGIVNLASKLPEFTPGGEVAIRYGSHDRKEALADITGPIGDTIAGRVVARVRDSGTQTDYVPDDRVMIAPSITWAPSMDTRLTLLGLYQEDDGGSTSQFLPLVGTILDNPNGTLPNDLFVGKPGWDRYDGRLLQGTALLEQRVTDNVRLNLKARYIDSDVTYFTHYPNSYSNPTNPYLDADQRLITLIASGGPARMEVFTTDNNVQFDFNTGANVEHVLLAGVDYSWNRVRKEAGYAYETIDIYDIDYGSLSDFGGGPPQPSGPSEDTEQEQLGLYLQDQIRFFDRVSLVLGIRHDDVSSDSFGTQAFVSSATTYRAGIIAEIVNGVSPFFSYTESFEPISGATSDGSPFTPKSGRQFEAGVKIHPNEATLLTLTWYDIKENGRPIPDNSTPDPDDRIQAGESFSRGFEVEGSTVLPGEIQLLANFSYNKAEIEGTGQQIDNVPKYNASAWAMKGFDLGGDTFLRLGGGVRYVGKNRSYGPAFPNGLVTPSFTLVDAMAEVTWDESWSLQINATNLLGKDYYAACLARGDCFMGAERNVFGTLSYRF
- a CDS encoding PepSY-associated TM helix domain-containing protein; this translates as MNMAPDTSTVKKALSAHAAIGLVAGALLYLICLTGTVVVFYEEWQWIEQPDAPEMERIAPEAVQRGVEAVMASEADREPTTHLYVHLPVEDLPRATISTDTQAVHLTQDGSIANPEEVAWSDFLLALHYRLNLPSLIGITIVGALGVMIVSLAISGVIAHPRIFRDAFRLRARNGGGIALADWHNRMSVWTLPFSLAIALTGAVIGLASIAAYGLGTLYYDGDLEAVYAPIFGEEGASDATPAPAPDVARALGYMQANYPDVVLTYAILHDPGTQGQHIQMVGEHPRRLIFGEYYDFDAAGNFAGTAGLADGELGQQTAASIYNLHFGNFGGLPVKIAYVIFGLALTAICATGTYIWLGKRRRRGLSEPRLLAAWDAIVWGTPLALAIAFAARLLIGNAAALEAIFWLSALAILVINIALAGKLPGRRVLQSLLVIGCTAGLVLAA